GCCCTCGGCCGGCACCGCGGGCGGGTCGTCGGGCATGCCGTCCTGGTGCCCACGGACGAGGCCGCCTTCGAACTCGCCATCTTCGTCCACCAGGACTACCGCCACGCTGGCATCGGGACCCGGATACTCACCGAGGTCCTCGCGATGGCGGTCGACCGCGACGTCCCGGAGGTTCGTCTCTACGTCGAGCACTCCAACGACGCCGCCATCGGGCTCTACGAGTCCGTCGGCTTCGAGGGGGAGGTCGTCGGCCCCGGCGAACTGGAGATGCGGCTGTCGCTGCCGGCCTGAGACGCGACCGACCCGACGTTCACGGTTCCCGAAGAGTGTCTGACGTTTTTATCATGTGAATGAGAACCATGCAACATGTCCCGCGCTCGGTACGCCGCCCTCCTCGCCGGCCTCGGCGCTGCCCTCACTGGTGGCGTCTACGTGACCGACGTCGACCCGCCCGCCCCCGCCGAGGCGACGAACGCGGCCACGCAACCACTCGCCGGGGCCGACCCACTGTTCGTCCTGACGGTGACGGTCTGGTGCCTCGCCGGCCTGTTCACCGCGGCGGTCATGCGACTCGAACCCACCTCCCCGGGTGACGACAGCCGGTCCGGCTGACCCTGCGCCGCATCGGAGGACTCGCCACGCCGCTGCGCCAGCGCGCAACGCAAGAGTAACCCGTCCCGGCATCGATGCCCCGCACATGACCGACGACGAGGACCATCGCATCGAGACGCGGTCGATCCACGCAGGGCAGGAACCGGACGAGGAGACGGGCGCGCTGATGACGCCCATCTACGCGAACTCGACGTACAAGCAGGACGGCCCCGGCGACCACCGCGGCTACGAGTACTCCCGGACCGCGAACCCGACGCGGACCGACCTCGAGGCCAACCTGGCGAGCCTCGAAGGCGGCGAGTTCGGGCGCTGTTTCTCCTCCGGGATGGGGGCCATCAACACCGTCCTCAACCTGCTCGAATCGGGCGACCACGTCGTCACCGGCGAGGACGTCTACGGTGGGACCCACCGCATCTTCACGCAGGTGTACGAGGACTACGACCTCGAGTTCACGTTCGTGGACATGACCGACCTCGACGCCATCGCTGACGCGATGCAGGCGAACACGGAACTCCTCTGGCTCGAGACCCCGACGAACCCCCTGATGTCCATCGTCGACATCGAGGGCGCCGCCGAGGTCGCCCACGAGCACGACGCGCTCTGTGCCATCGACAACACGTTCGCGACGCCGTACCTCCAGCGACCGCTCGAACTCGGCGCCGACATCGTGAGCCACTCGCTGACGAAGTACCTCGGTGGCCACTCCGACGTGGTCGGTGGCGCACTCGTCACCGACGACGCGGACCTGGACGAGCGCATCGGCTTCTACCAGAACTCCGTGGGCGCGACGCCCGGCCCGCACGATTGCTTCCTCGTGCTGCGCGGGACGAAGACCCTGCCCGTGCGGATGGACCGTCACTGCGAGAACGCCAGCGCCATCGCGACGTGGCTCGACGACCACCCCGCCGTCTCCGAGGTCTTCTACCCCGGCCTCGAGGACCACCCCGGCCACGACGTCGCGGCCGCACAGATGGACGACTTCGGCGGTATGCTCAGTTTCGAGGTCGACGGGACGCTCGAACAGGCCAGCACCGTCGTCTCCGAGACCGAGGTGTTCACCCTCGCGGAGTCCCTCGGCGGCGTCGAGAGCCTCATCGAACAGCCCGCGGCGATGACCCACGCGGCCATCCCGCGCGAGGAACGTCTCGAGGCCGGGCTCACCGACGGCCTCATCCGCGCCTCGGTCGGCATCGAGCACGTCGACGACCTGAAAGCGGACCTCGAACAGGCCTTCGACGCGGCGGGCCTCTAGGGCACAACGACTTTTCTGCTGGCCGTCCCACGATACCACATGACACCGGACGGCGTCCACCCCCTCTCGCTCGAGTTCGACTTCGGGGACCGCGAGCTGACCATCCATCCGACCGTCGTCGAGACCGACCACGGGCTGGTCCTCGTCGACGTGGGACTGCCCGGCGCGGTCGACCGGCTCGAACCGGCGCTCGACGACCTCGGCTTCGCCCTCGCGGACGTCTCGACGGTCATGCTCACCCACCACGACGGCGACCACGCGGGCGGCCTCTCGGAACTCGAGGAGGCGACCGACGTGTTCGTCGTCGCCCACGCCGACGAGGTCCCCTACGTCGACGGGGAGGAACAGCCCGTCAAGTCACCGCCGGACGCCGAACGCTACCCGCCGGTTCCAGTCGACCTCGAACTGGTCGGCGACGAGGTCTTCCGGACCCACGCGGGCCCGATGCGGGTCGTCGAGACCCCCGGTCACGCGCCCGGGCACGTCTCGCTGTACTTCCCCGACCACCGGTTCCTCGTCGCCGCGGACGCGCTCAACAACGACGACGGGTTCGTGGGGCCGAAACCGGAGTACACCCCCGACATGGCGACCGCCATCGAGTCGGTCGGCACGCTCGCCGACCTCGACGTCGAGACGACGCATTGCTACCACGGCGGGACCGCGGACGCGGGCACCGACGCTATCCGGGAGATATACGAGTCGCTGTCGCAGTCTCGCCAGTAAGGAGGCGTGAAACGCAGGAGTGGTTCGGCCAGTTCAGATGCGGCCGACGTTCTCGACGGAGACGGACTCGACGCCCTCGACCTCGGTGAAGGCCTCCTCAACTGCCTCCGTGCCACCCGCGTCGTCGGGCACGATGACGGTCGGGAAGAGGGCGACGAGGCCGAACGCGACGTTGTCACGCTCGACGCCGTTGATCTTCGCACCCTCGGGGAGCGAGCTCTCCAGGCGCTCCTGGAGCTCGTCGAGGTCGATGTCGGGGCTGTTCGGCATTACCTTGATCTTGGCGGCGACTTTTCCCATTGTTACGGACCCTCGAATTGGCAGTTCGGGCAGTTGTACAGGTTGCTCTGCTTTCGGCACTTGGCGCACCGGTAGATCTGTGTCCCGCAGTCGGGGCACTTGAACGCGGCGGCGTTCGTCCCGGAGATGTTGATCCCACAGGAGACGCACCGTCGCCGGGCACGCTGTTCGGAATCGCTCATACCGTGGCTTTCCGTCCGGCTGGTTTTAACGGTTGTCTTTCCGGTCACAGCGCCAGTGGAACGAGTAACACACCCATGCAGTAGACGCGCCGGGTTCCGAGCCGCGGCGGGACCAGTCCGATGGCGGTCGCGGTCACGAACAGGAGCAGTCCGACGCCGCCGGCGAACAGCCACGAGAGCCCGGTGAGCAGCACCAGCGCGCCGACGGAGAGCCGCCGTGGGTCGAGCGCACCCACGACCGAGAGGTAGCGGTCCCCGACCGTGAGGACCAGCCCGGTGGCGACGGCTCCCGCGAGTACGACGACGAGCAGGGCGGTGCCGAGCGCCGGCGCCCCACCGACCCTGTCCACCGCGACCAGCACCCCGGTCCGGGGCGTCCCGAGTGCCACGAGCGCGAAGAGTGCGAATATCGAGTTCGCCGTGTTCACCCCGCTCGTTGCGACGACGTAGCCCCGGTCGCCCGCGTCGCCCGGCAGGACCGCCAGTGCCGCGGTCGCCGCGATGGCGCTGGAGACGCCCGGGAGGTAGCCCACGGCCCCACCCGCGCAGGCCCCGGCGGCCGTCGCCAGAGCTACCGACCGGGGCGCGAGCAGGAGGCCGGTGCCGTCCTGTGGCGGAACCCCGGCGCCCTCCAGCGCGTCGAGCAGGACCGGCGCGCCGAACAGCCCCGCGAACAGCGGGGTCAGGACGCTGGCCGGTAGCGGCGCCCTGGGTTCCAGCGGGAGCGCCACCACGCCGAGCCCACCCGCCAGCGCGAGGACGACCAGCCCGCCACCACGGGCGCGCCACGTCACCTCGGTCGCCAGCGTGAGCGCCACCACGCCGGCCAGCACCAGCGAGAGGTGCGCCCGGATGGTCGGGTAGGCCGCCGTCATCGCCGCGGTCGCCGGCACCGCCACCGGGACCGACACGACCAGCGCCCCGGCGCTGCCAAGCACCGACAGCCGTAGGGCCTCGCGGCCCCGCCCCGCCAGTACCAATCTGTGCCCCGGCAGCGCCGAGGCCGCCATCGCCGCGTCCGGCACCCCCAGCGCCAGTGCGGGCACCGCGTCGAGGAAGGTGTGTGTCACCCCGGCCGCGAGCATCGCGGCGACCACGACCGTCGGCGGCGCCGGCACCGCGGGCGCCACGGCCGCCAGCAACAGCGCGAAGTTGTTCGCGTGGAGTCCCGGCGTCAGCCCGCTCGCCGTCCCCAGCGCGATACCGGCGACGACCGACGCCAGCAGGAACAGGTCGGTCTCGGGCGTGGCCATCGCCGACTCTGGCCGCGGTCTCGGATTTAAAGGATGGCGTCGCCACTGGACGGTCGTCGTCGGTGTCGGTCACGACGCCGTCGCTACCCGGTTGCGTCGAAAGAAAATCGTTGCTGGTGTGTGGCGTGCGAGTTCAGCCGAAGAGGTTGCCCAGGCCCTCGCCCGAGGCGTCCTCGTCTTCTTCCTCGCCCTCGTCTTCGTCCGTCGTGTCCGGCACGTCGGAGACCTCTTCCTCGTCGCCACCTTCGTCGCCACCCTCGTCGGCACCGCCGGCGGCGCCACCGGAGGCTGCACCGCCCGCGGGGACGGCAGCGGCCTCTGCGACGGCCTCGTCGATGTCGACGTCCTCGAGTGCGGCGACGAGCGCCTTCACACGGGACTCCTCCACGTCGACGCCAGCTGCGTCGAGCACGGCGGTCAGGTTGTCTTCGTTGATCTCTTCGCCCGATTCGTTCAGGATGAGTGCTGCGTAAACGTACTCCATTGTTAATTATCCGAACATGTTTCCGAGACCGGCTGCACCGTCCTCCTCGTCGCCGTCGTCGTCGTCTTCCTCGTCGGCGGCGTCGGCGTCGGTGTCCGTCTCGGTCGTGTCTTGGTCGTCAGTCGATTCGTCTTCGGCGGTCTCCTCGGCGGGGGCCGCGGGCGCGGACACGCCGCGCAGCGCCTCCGGGAGTGCCTCCTCGTCGTCGATGTTGGCCGCGAGCGCGCGAACCTGCGCGTCGGCCTTGCGGACGAGGTCGTCCGCGAGGTCCGGGCTCTCGATGGCGGCGTAGAGGCCGAGGCTCTTGGCTTCGCCCGTCGCCTTCGCGATGAGGGTGGGGGCCGTCTGAGCCGTCGGGTACACCGCGTTCACGGACAGGTTCCGTGCGCGAGCCGCTGCGGTCTGGACGTCGCTGCGGTAGGCGTCCACGTCGATGTCGAGGTCCTCGGGGTCGAACACGACGCCGTCGGAATACACGGCGCGCAGGTCCAGACCCACTTCCTTCGGCTCGATGCCGAGTTCGCTCAGGACGTTGGAGAGCTGTTCGGAAACTTCCTCTCCAGCGCTGAGGACGTTGGAGTCCTCGGTGACGTGGATGGAGCCATCCATGATGCGAGCTGCCGCACCGACCTGCTGGAGCTCGCCGACGAACGGACCCGGGTCGACGCCGGTGTCGCCTTCCGGAATGACGATGTCGTTCGGGGCGACCTCCCCGGCGTTGATGGGTGCGGGCGTCTTCGACTCCTCCAGAATCTTGAACAGTGCGAACGGGTTGTCGTCGGTCCCGATGAGGCCGACCTGGCCCTCGATGTGCTCGGTGAGCACCTCGATGCCGTCGTCGACCTCTTCGAGTGCACGCGTCAGCAGCGTGTTCCGACTCATCCGCAGCTGCGTGTCCGGGTAGAGGTCCGCACGCATGGCCTGCAGCTGCCGGCTCGGGATGCCGGCGACGTTGACGATACCGACGGACTCGTAGGACTCGATGATGTCCACGAGCTCGTCGACCTCGTCCTTCTTCCACTGCGGAAGGTTCTGGGTCTTGCGTTCGGCTTCTGCGCTCATCAGGCGTTCACCTCCACCGAGGGGCCCATCGTGGTCTTCACGTAGATGGAGTCCACGTTGAGCGGGCCCTTCTCGAGGTTGGCGTGCAGGCGACGGATGATGACGTCGATGTTGTCGGCGATGTCGTCCGCACTCATGTCTTCTGCACCGACACGAGTGTGGAACGTCCGCCGGTCACGACTCCGGAGCTGCACTGTGTTCTTCATGCGATTCACCGTCTCAACGACGTCTTCGTCGAGGCCGAGCGGGGTCGGCATCTTACCGCGTGGACCCAGAATGGTACCGAGATGACGAGCGACGTCTTGCATCATGTCCTCCTGCGCGATGAAGAAGTCTGTCTCGTCGGCGAGGTCCTTTGCGCGGTCGTCGTCGTCGCCCAGATCGGCCAGTTCGTCGCCGCTGAATACCTCGTCAGCGACGTCTTCTGCGCGAAGGCCGGTTTCGCCTTCGGCGAAGACCACGATTTGGGTCTCCTGGCCGGTTCCGGACGGCAGGACGACGGACTCGTCGACACGCTGTGACGGATCGTTAAGGTCGAGATCTCTCAGGTTGATCGCGAGGTCCACCGTTTCGCGGAAGTTCCGCTCGGGTGCGTCCTCGAGAGCGCGAGAGACTGCGTCTACTATGTCCTGGTCTGCCATCGTTCACCTCCGTAGTACGCGTAGTGCTCCTACGGGTCAGTGAAACAGGCAAAAGCCTGTCTCGTCCGGACGGTGGCCCAGTGGAAACTTAAAGCCGTCGAAGCGAACCCGCACGCGACCCGCGAACCGGCGCGCTCGCTCACGTGCCGGGCGTTTCGTGTCATTCGGTCCCGATGACCGGGGCGAAAAAATCGTCGGTGGTTCGTGGGGAACCGTCGATACCGCGTGGCGGCTCAGGCCGCCACGTCGGCTTCCGGCTCGGGCTCGCTCGGGGTGACGCCGGCGGCGTCCTCGAGGATGGAGCGGCTGCCGAGCAGCACCATCCCGAACCCGACCTTCGCGCTCAGGTCGAGGACCATGAACGCGGCCGTCTCCCAGTACAGGGGCAGGATACCGAGGGTTCCCTCGGTACCGATGAGCCAGACGACGGGGTACAGCAGCCAGAGGCCCATGATGATGTTCCGGAGCTGGCCGAACAGGGTCTGGACCTGCGGGGACTTCGTCTTGGCCTGCTTCGAGAGCGTGCCGACCAGGAAGTACAGCAGCACGAGCAGCGCACCGGTGCTGATGCCCCACCAGACGATGCGGTAGGCGGGCGTCGTCTCGAGGGCGGCGATGAGGCCGGTCCCGATCATGAACACGTCGAGGCCGACGAGCGTGAAGATGGTGTTACGGCTCGCACCCGCGAGGAGTGCGAGGTCCAGTAGCAGCAGCGGCGTGGTGAACAGCCAGTCCGCGTAGCGGGCCCAGTAGATGGTCAGTTCCTCGCCACCGGCGGTGACGGTGGTGACCCCGAACCCGGTATACATCAGGAAGTACATCGCGGCGGCGATGGCCGTGATGAAGATGGTGATGATGTAGAACTCCTGCATCTTCTTGTCGGTGACACCGCGGCCGCGACCCACGAAGTACAGTGTCCCGATGGTCATTCCGATGGTACCGATCAGCAACCAGAGTGATTCAGCTCCAACTTGCGCCATTACACGCACTGTACGGAACGTACAGGCATAGCTAACAGTTCGCTAATTGATAGGTGGTGGGACTGTCTCGGCGGATGGTTAGAGGATATGACGTGAACCCGTCAGCGAGGAATCACCCGCCGGACCAGTGAATTTTTGTCCTTGCGCGGTCTTCTGACCACAATCCCAACGAGGGTGAGAACACCGGGTGAGAACGGACCGATGGGAGACAATAACGACAGAGTAGACGATCATATCTCGAAAGCGATAGTACATGGAAACACCTACGAACGGCTCCGCGTCAGCCGATATAGCTTCTTCTCCGGGTCGCTCGCGCGGAAGTTGACTCACCAGGGCGTGATTACCGCCTCGCTGGTAGCTATCCTGCCGTTGGCCCTCGCGGCACCCCCGGAGCTGGCGGTCGGTGACCCATCGGTCGCGTCACCGAAGGTCGTGCTGCTCGGGCTGTTCGGCCTGGGCGTGGAGGTACTCGCGGGGACAGCACTGGTCGCCGTTGCACTGGCACGGCTCCGACTGGACGACATCGGAGAACGAGCCGCACATCGGCTCCTGAACGTCGAAGACGTGGCATCGATGCTCGGTCTCGGGACCGGCGCCATCGCCATCCTCGTCACGGTGTGCTACTTTGGTGTCGCGTCGGTCGCTCCCGGCGCGCTCGAGACGCTCCGGCCGGCCCACGGCGGCGGCGCGTTCGCGGCCTCGGGCACCGGCCTCACCGTGACGATGCTGGCCGCGCTCGCCGTCGGCATCGGGGTCGCCTTGCTGCTGGCGGGGCGACTGCTCGACGACTCGCTCGGGTACTGACGAGACGCGGCCCTGCCGACCGGCGCGACCGCTAGCCACGGGGAGAAAGCGAAGAGAAGTCGGCTTATTCCTCGGTGAACTGCTCGTCGTACTCGCCGCTGTCGAGGCGCTCCTTGAACTCGCGCGGGTTCTCACCTTCGATGGTGACACCCAGCGAGGTGCAGGTCCCGACGACCTCCTTCGCTGCGTTCTTCAGGTCGTACGAGAGCAGGTCGGTCTGCTTCTGCTTGGCGACCTTCTTGACCTGGTCGATGGTCATGTTGGCGACGAAGTTCTCCTGGGGTTCGCCGCTGCCCGTCTCGAATCCGGCCTCGTCCTTGATGAGCGCGGCCGTCGGCGGGACACCGACGTCGATGGTGAAGGAGCCGTCGTCCTCGTACTCCACGGTGACGGGGACCTCCATCCCGTCGAACGCGGCGGTCTGTTCGTTGATCTCGTTGACGACTTCCTGCACGTCGACGGGTGTCGGACCGAGCTCGGGGCCGAGCGGCGGGCCAGGGTTGGCCTGCCCGCCCGGGACGAGCGCTTCGATAGTTCCAGCCATATGTGACCGGTGTCTCGCGGCGTTTTTAACCCTTACTTTTCGTGGGTCCACTGGAACCGCGGAACCGGGGCCGTCGTCGCGCACCGGAGAGCCCGGTGACCCCACGTCACTCGACCGACTCCGCGAGCCACGAGCCGAAGGCGTCGGTCACGTCGGCCTCGTCGAACCGCTCGATGCACGGCACGTCGTAGGGATGGAGTTCTTGGACACGCGCGACCAGCGCGTCGTAGCCCGCGTCGGTCGTCTTCGCCAGCAGTATCTCCTCGTCGTCGTCGTGGACCTCGCCCTCCCAGCGGTACGTCGACCGGCAGCGGACCCGGTTGACGCAGGCCGCGAGGCGTTCCTCGACGAGCGTTCTGGCGATGCGGCCGGCCTCGTCCGGCGGCGCCGTGATGTAGACGGTCGGCATGCGCGATGGTTCGAGGCCGGGCACGAAAAGGCTCCGTCGGCGTCGGTGGTTCCCCGACTCCGGACCAGGTCGTTTCGCTCCCCGACCGCTCTCGGGGGTCTCGCTACTCCTCTATCGGGTTGAACGTCCCGTCGATGTCCCACTCGTGGATGCACCAGGGGTTCCCGACCTCGTCGTCGACGATGCGCCAGGACTCGACCTCGTCGTTCCACGCCTCCTTCCGGCCGCACCGCTCGCAACTGCGGGCGGTGGGTTTGCGAAGCTTCGTCATGTCCTGACGTTCCGTTGCGGGATATATAAGCCCCCACGCTCTTGGCGACACCTACCGTAACTCTGGTATGGCGACGAGACGTGCGGCACTGCTCGTCGTGGGCAGTGGACTCACCGCCGTCGCAGGGTGTCTCGGGGGTCCCGGGGCGCCGACGCAGACCCGGCGGACAGCCACCAGAACGCCAACTACCACAGGTACGACAATGTCATCCAGAGCCGCGAGCGAGTTCGCCATCGAAGCCACCGCGTTCGACGAGGGAGCGTCGATTCCCGCCCGGTACACCTGCGACGGTGCGGACGTCTCGCCCGAACTGACCATCGGCGGCATCCCCGAGGAGACCGCCAGCCTCGCCCTCGTCGTCGACGACCCCGACGCACCGGGCGGCACCTTCGACCACTGGCTGCTGTGGAACCTCCCGCCGGACACGGTGAACCTCCCGGAGGAGGTCCCCCACGGCGAGACGGTCCCCTCGCTGGGCGACGCCCGGCAGGGGGAGAACGGGTTCGACTCGGTCGGGTACCGCGGGCCCTGCCCGCCGACGGCCCACGGCGCGCACACCTACCGGTTCACGCTCTACGCGTGCGACAGCGACCTGGACGTGGCCGGCGGTGCGGCAGGCGACGAGGTCCGCAGCGCCATCCGGGACGCACAGATCGCGGAGACGCGCCTCACCGGCACGTACGACCGGGGCTGAGCCGTCTCCACCGCCCCGGCCTCCCCGCGTCCAGAACCGGCCGCACCGGTACAACCAAGGCCTCGCCGCCCGTCGTTTTTTACTGTCATGATAAAACTGGTGAACCTGCTGGTCCGCGCGGACGACCTGACCCACGAGGAGTTCGTCGAGTACTGGTACGAGGAGCACGTCCCGCTCGCGAAAGACCTGCCCAACGCCAAGAAGTACGTCACGAGCGTCCCGAACAGCCCGGAGCACAGCGAGTACGACGGCATCGTCGAACTGTACTTCGAGGACATGGGCGACCTGAAGGCCGCGTTCGACTCCGAGGTCGGCAAGGAGGTCATGGCCGACCTCGAGACGTTCGCCAAGCCCGACGAGGGGCCGACGCTGTACGTCGAGGAGACGGTCCAGCTCGACGACGACGCATGAAGACGGCCGGACGCGTGGTCGAGGGGCTCGCGGCCCTCGACACGGAGTTCGTCTTCGGCTACCCCGGCGGCCGCGTCATCGAGGTGTTCGAGGAGCTGTCCGAGCACCCCGAGATTCGGGTCGTGCGCCCGCGAGACGAGCGCGAGGCGAGCGTCATGGCCGAGTCCTACGGCCGCATGACCGGCAAGCCGGGCGTGCTGGCCGGGCAGGGGCCGTGGATCGGCAGTCTCGGGAACATCGGCCAGATGGAGGCCCGGCTCGCCTCCTCCCCGATGGTCGCCATCACCGAGGCCTCCGAGCGCGGCGACTACTCCACGCTGGCGCCCTACCAGCAGTCCCGCGGCGACTACGGCGGGCTCTCGCTCCCGAAGATCCTCGACGGGGTCACCAAGGAGTGGTGGTTCCCGCGCACGCCCACGGAGACGGTCCGGTCGCTCCAGCTGGCGTTCAAGCACGCGACCGCCGGCCGTCCCGGCCCCACCGCGGTCATCCTCGACGGGGACGCCGTCTCCGAGGAGTTCCCCGATGACTCGACCCCGGCGGTGTGGGACGAGGAGCGCCAGGTCCGCAACTGGCAGTCCCAGCCGACCGATTCGGACGTGGTCGACGCGGTCGAGGCGCTCCAGACCGCCGAGCGTCCCGTCATCCTCGCCGGAAACGGGGTCCACGCCGCGAACGCCTACGACGAACTGGTCGCCTGCGCCGAGGCCTACGACGCGGTCGTCACCACGTCCTACCTCGGCAAGTCGACCATCCCGGAGACGCACGAGCGCGCCGCCGGCGTCATCGGCTCGTTCGGCCACGAGGGCGCGAACCAGGTCGTCTCCGAGGCCGACACGCTGCTCGTGGTGGGCTGCCGGATGAACCCGATGGACACCAACTGGCAGGCCGAGTCGTTCATCCGCCCGGACGAACAGACCATCGTCCACGCCGACATCGACACCCGGAACGCGGGGTGGGTCTACCCCGCCGACGTCGGCCTCATCGGTGACGCTGCGGAGTCGCTGGCCGCGCTGGCGACCGAAGGCGCCGCCGACAACGAGTGGGCGCTGGACCGCGCCGCCGAGGCCCGCGAGGACTTCGCGGTGCCCGAGTGCGAGTCCGACGACGTCCCCATCAAGCCCCAGCGCGCCTGCAAGGCCATCGAGTCGGTCGTCGGTTCCGACACCGTGGTCACCGCCGACTCGGGGAACAACCGCTTCTGGCTCCTGAACTACCTCCAGACGCCCGATACGGAGACGTACTTCGGCTCCGGCGGCGTCGGCGGGATGGGCTGGGCGGCCCCCGCCGCGGTGACGGCCGCACTCCTCGGCAAGGACGCCATCTGCGTCGCCGGCGACGGCGGCTTCACGATGACGATGACCGCCGTCGAGACCGCGGTCGACCACGACGTGGCCCCGACGTTCGTCGTGCTCAACGACACGAGTCTGGGGATGGTCCGCCAGATGGACGACTCCATCCCCGGCGTGGAGTTCCACGACACCAACTTCGTCAAGGTCGCCGAGGCCCTCGGCGGCCGGGGCCAGCACGTCACCGAGCCCGCCGACCTCGTGCCCGCACTCGAGGAGGCGAAGGCCGCGGACGTGCCGACCGTCCTCGACGTGCGCATCGACCGCGAGGAGGACATGGCGGAGACGCTGCAGTCCTCGTTCTACGCCGAGGTCGGCGGCCTGCACGAGTAGGTGGATCGCCGCCCGCACCCGGGCAGTAGCTTCTTCTCGCCCGTCGTCGTGGACCGGGTATGAACGGGCGGGCGGTGTTCGGACTCCTGTTTCTCCTCCTCGGCAGTTGCTGGACCCTGCTCTGGGCGGTGAGCCCGCCGGACCCCTACCAGCCACTGCTTCGCGTCACGGCCGGCTCGCTGGTCTTCGACGGGTTCGGGACATCTCTGCCGGGCACCGTCGCCCTGCTCGGGCTCGGGCCGGTCGCCATCGGCGGCGTCCTCTTCGTGACTGGCTGGGTCGAGTCGACCGCGAACCGTCTCTGAGGTGAGCGACGCCGAGTGCGGCCGAACGGGCCCCAGATTCCTGTTGTACGAACAACATTATAGGACAACCAGTTCGTAAAAAACGGCCATAGAGCGGGGGTCGGCTATACAAGACACAGGTCAGTCAGCAGATGTATGGCAGACAGTGACAGCCATGGACGGGGGACAGTCTCGCGCCGCGACCTGCTCCGAGCGGGGACCGGCCTGGCCGCAGCCTCGGTCGCGAGCGAGACGACGCTCGCCTACGGCGGGGACGAGCGCGACCCGACGACGGTCACCATCCGGCGCGACGGCTACGGGGTACCGCACATCTACGCACCGAACGCGGACGGCCGGCCGCCCGTGTTCTTCGGGTTCGGCTACGCGGTCGCCACGGACCGCCTGTTCCAGCTCGAACTCTACCGGCGGTACTACCACGGGACGGTCGCCGAGGTGTTCGGGGCGGACTGGGTCGAGTTCGACGCTGCGGCCCGCCAGAACACCTTCACCGAGACGACGCTGCCCGAGCAACTGGAGAACATGGACCCGGACAACCGGGCCATCCTCCAGGCGTTCGCCTCGGGTATCAACCGCTACATCGAGTCGGTGCGCGAGGGGGACCGCGAGTTCCACCGGGGGTTCGTCGAGAACGGCTTCGAGCCCGACCCGTTCACCGAGGAGGACGTGGCGGGGATGTACGTCGCCAGCATGGCCTTCTTCAGCGGGTTCCAGCTGGAGACCCTGGGCGCGCTGGTCGTCGACATCCTCGGAGGGCAGGTCGGCGAGGAGCGCGCGATGGAGCTGTTCCACGACCTCAACTGGGGGAACGACCCCGGCTCGCCGACCTCCAGCGTCCAGCCCGAGGACGCCTACGTGCCGCCGTACACCCCGGCCGGGGACGACGCCGGTGCGGGCGCGACGGCCGCAGCAGGAAACGAACGCGGCGCGACGGGCGAGCAGAACCAGCCGACGAACCGGGTGA
This window of the Haloarchaeobius amylolyticus genome carries:
- a CDS encoding bacteriorhodopsin produces the protein MAQVGAESLWLLIGTIGMTIGTLYFVGRGRGVTDKKMQEFYIITIFITAIAAAMYFLMYTGFGVTTVTAGGEELTIYWARYADWLFTTPLLLLDLALLAGASRNTIFTLVGLDVFMIGTGLIAALETTPAYRIVWWGISTGALLVLLYFLVGTLSKQAKTKSPQVQTLFGQLRNIIMGLWLLYPVVWLIGTEGTLGILPLYWETAAFMVLDLSAKVGFGMVLLGSRSILEDAAGVTPSEPEPEADVAA
- a CDS encoding 50S ribosomal protein L11; the encoded protein is MAGTIEALVPGGQANPGPPLGPELGPTPVDVQEVVNEINEQTAAFDGMEVPVTVEYEDDGSFTIDVGVPPTAALIKDEAGFETGSGEPQENFVANMTIDQVKKVAKQKQTDLLSYDLKNAAKEVVGTCTSLGVTIEGENPREFKERLDSGEYDEQFTEE
- the cutA gene encoding divalent-cation tolerance protein CutA, which gives rise to MPTVYITAPPDEAGRIARTLVEERLAACVNRVRCRSTYRWEGEVHDDDEEILLAKTTDAGYDALVARVQELHPYDVPCIERFDEADVTDAFGSWLAESVE
- a CDS encoding HEWD family protein; translated protein: MTKLRKPTARSCERCGRKEAWNDEVESWRIVDDEVGNPWCIHEWDIDGTFNPIEE
- a CDS encoding YbhB/YbcL family Raf kinase inhibitor-like protein, whose product is MSSRAASEFAIEATAFDEGASIPARYTCDGADVSPELTIGGIPEETASLALVVDDPDAPGGTFDHWLLWNLPPDTVNLPEEVPHGETVPSLGDARQGENGFDSVGYRGPCPPTAHGAHTYRFTLYACDSDLDVAGGAAGDEVRSAIRDAQIAETRLTGTYDRG
- a CDS encoding EthD family reductase encodes the protein MIKLVNLLVRADDLTHEEFVEYWYEEHVPLAKDLPNAKKYVTSVPNSPEHSEYDGIVELYFEDMGDLKAAFDSEVGKEVMADLETFAKPDEGPTLYVEETVQLDDDA
- a CDS encoding thiamine pyrophosphate-binding protein, translated to MKTAGRVVEGLAALDTEFVFGYPGGRVIEVFEELSEHPEIRVVRPRDEREASVMAESYGRMTGKPGVLAGQGPWIGSLGNIGQMEARLASSPMVAITEASERGDYSTLAPYQQSRGDYGGLSLPKILDGVTKEWWFPRTPTETVRSLQLAFKHATAGRPGPTAVILDGDAVSEEFPDDSTPAVWDEERQVRNWQSQPTDSDVVDAVEALQTAERPVILAGNGVHAANAYDELVACAEAYDAVVTTSYLGKSTIPETHERAAGVIGSFGHEGANQVVSEADTLLVVGCRMNPMDTNWQAESFIRPDEQTIVHADIDTRNAGWVYPADVGLIGDAAESLAALATEGAADNEWALDRAAEAREDFAVPECESDDVPIKPQRACKAIESVVGSDTVVTADSGNNRFWLLNYLQTPDTETYFGSGGVGGMGWAAPAAVTAALLGKDAICVAGDGGFTMTMTAVETAVDHDVAPTFVVLNDTSLGMVRQMDDSIPGVEFHDTNFVKVAEALGGRGQHVTEPADLVPALEEAKAADVPTVLDVRIDREEDMAETLQSSFYAEVGGLHE